The window GCGCGCGAGATCGTATCCGGCGGCGCGCGTCCGCTCCACCATCCCCGGGAAGGCCTGCGCGATCTCGTCCTGATCGAGGTGGCTCAGGTCCAACCACACCCCACCCAACGGCGACCCGCGCCCCTCCCGGGCCTCCAGGTAGCAGGCGCGCGAGACCACATCTCGCGTGGCCCGCTCCATCCGCGCGGGATCGTAGCGCTCCATGAAGCGCTCGCCGAGAGCATTGTAGAGCCGGCCCCCGACGCCGCGCAGCCCCTCCTCGAGCACCATGCCGTGGAGCTCGGAGCCCTCGACGACCAGCCCGGTCGGGTGGAACTGCACCATCTCCATGTCCATCACTTCTGCGCCCGCGGCGTACGCCATGGCGATCCCGTCCGTGCTCTTCTCGCGCGACGGGGACGAGACCGCATACATCGTCGGCCCCCCTCCGGTCGCGAGCAGCGTCGCGCGCGCTTCGGCCACGAGAAATCGTCCGCGGCGCATGTCGAGCAGGACGCTGCCGCAGACCCGCGCTTCGCCGTGGTCACGGAGCAGGCCGACGGCGCGGTGGTCTTCCAGCACGCGGACCCGGCGGCCGAGGACCGCGTCGCGAAGCCGCTCCATGATCTCGATCCCGGTCAGGTCACCGCGGTGCACGGTCCGATCGAACGACTGTCCCCCGAAAGGCTTCTGGTGGATCGAGCCGTCGGGAGCGCGGTCGAAGAAGCACCCGTACCGGCTCTCGAGCTCGCGGATCATCGCAGGGGCCCGCGTGACGAGGATCCAGGCCAAGTCCTGCTCGTTCAGGAACGCGCCCCCGGCGATGGTATCTGCGAAATGCCGTTCAAAGGAGTCGGCCGGGTTGAGGACGGCGTTGTACCCACCCTGCACCATCCGCGTGCAGCCGCTCTTCGCGAGCAGGCCTTTGACGGCGATCGTCACGTCGAGCGCCGGCGCGCGTTCCGTCAGGTGCAGGGCCGCACAGAGGGCCGCCCCGCCGCCGCCCACGATGAGCACGTCGGTGGCGAGCACGTCACCGGCCACCGGATGGGGCTCCTCCGCCGGCGCCCTTGTCGATCAACCCGGACAACCGTTCCCGCGCCGTCTCCGCGATGCGCGCGTAGGCGCTCTCGCCGTGACTGTCGATCGAGACGAGCAGGGGCCCGAGGTCGCGGAAGCGGAACTGCCAGAGGCACTCGGGCATCAGGTCTTCCCAGTAAACCGCCTCGATCTCCTCGAGGTGCGTCGTCTCCCACGCGGCGGCCCCCCCGACGATGCTCAGATACACGCCGCCGTATTCCCGCATCGCGCGGACGCTCCCCGCCGGCAGGCCGCCCTTGCCGATGATCGCCCGTACGCCGTACTCGTGCAGCAGGCCGGCCGTGAACCTGTCCATGCGCGCGCTCGTCGTTGTGCCGACCGAGACCGCCTCGTAGCGTTCGCCGACCCTGCGGACGTTGGGAGCGGTGTGCAGGAGCACGCCGCCGCGGAGGTCCACCGGGGGCCGCTCGCCTTTGTCGAAGATCCGGATCAAGGTCGCATCGCGCAGACCGAAGACGGTCCCGGTGAGGAATACCCAATCCCCGACCCGAAGGCGCCGGACCCCCGCTTCGTCGAGCGGCGGGGTCATCTGGATCTCAGCCATGATGCCGGCTGCCGGCGGGGCCGAACTCTGCCCGGCCGTCCGCGTGAATCCGCGCCGTGGCCCGCAGGCCGCGCCAGCACTGCATGTTTACGGCCACGGGGTTGTGCGTGATGTGCGTGTACGCGTGCTCGATGTGCACGGCGAGCGCGGTGGTGTCGCCGCCGAGCCCCTGGGGGCCGATCCCGAGCGTGTTGATGCCGGCGAGCAGATCGTCCTCGAGCGCGCCCAGGTGAGGGTCCGGGTTCCGGGTGCCGATCGGCCGGATCGACGCGCGCTTCGCCAGCGCCACGCAGAGGTCCGCGGATCCGCCCACCCCGACGCCGACGATGCACGGCGGGCAGGGATTGGCGCCGGCCTCGACCACGCTCTCCAATACGAACCGCCGGACTCCCGCCACGCCGTCCGCGGGGGGGAGCATCTTTAGGAAGCTCATGCTCTCCGATCCCGATCCCTTGGGGATGCAGAGGATGTCCACCCAGTCCACGTTCGGCACGAACTCCCAGTGGATCGCCGGAATCCGGTAGCCGGTGTTGGTCTGCGGGTTTTCGCGCGTGACCGGGTGGCACACGCTGGACCTGAGCGGGTACTCGCGCGTGGCCCTCTCGGTGCCCCGCCGGATCGCGTCCCCCACCCTGGCCCCGTCGACGCGAAGGCCCGTGCCCACGCCGATGTAGTAGATCGGGGTCCCCGTGTCCTGGCAGACGAGCGTGTCCCGCTCGTCGGCGAGCTCGACGTTCCGGAGGATGATGCCGAGGAGCTGGCGGGCTACGGTCGACCGTTCCCGCTCGTAGGCGCGCGCGAGCGCCGCGCGGATATCGGCCGGGACATCCTTCAGGGCGCCGATGTACAGCGCCTTCGTCGTTTCCTCGACCGCGCCGTAGAACCCGGTCGCCACGGACACGCCGGCGTCCCCCGGCGTCACGCGCTCATGCCCCATCGTTTGATCGTCCTCTCTTCAGCCGCCCGGAAGATGCCGTGCTCGACCACGAGCCCGATCAGCACGATCGTCGCCAGCCCCGCAAACACGGCCGGGGTCTCGAGATAATATCGCTTTTGATAGATGTACCACCCGAGTCCTCCTTTGCCGCCGATGACGCCGAAGACCAATTCTGCCGCGATGAGCGTGCGCCACGCGAACGCCCACGCGATCCGAAGGCCGGTGAGGATCGAGGGGAGCGCCGCCGGAACGTAGATCGCGGCGGCGAGCGGCCAGCCGCGGAAGCCGAGGTTGCGCCCGACGAGCACCAGCGTCGGGGGCACCGTCACGAACCCGGTCCGCACGCTGAGCGCCATCGGCCAGATCGTGGCGTGCACCAACACGAAGATCATCGAGTTGATGCCGAGCCCAAACCAGAGGAGCGCGAGCGGAAACAGCGCGATCGCCGGGAGCGGGTTGAACATGCTCGCCATGACCTCGAGGAGATCCCGCCCGAACCGGGTGAACAGGGCGATCATGGCGAGCACAAACGCCCCCGCGACGCCCACCCCCATCCCGAGCAGCAGGACCTGGAGCGAGCGCCCCGCGTAGATCACCAACTCTCCGCTGCGGAGGCCGTCCAGCCACACGGAGAACACCGTCGTGGCCCGGGGGAAAAGGAGGGGGTTGGCATGGAGCGCGCGGGGGAGGACCTCCCAGGCGGCGAGCAGGAGGAGAATGGTCAGCGCCTTTCCCGTGAGAGCCCAGCGCGGCACCGTCCCGGCCCGCTCATTCATCGCGGCCACCCTCCCCGCCCCCAACCCCAAGCAGCGTCCGGATGCGGAGTTGGAGCGGGAGAAACCCGGGGCCGTCCGGCCCTATATCGACCGTGGGGTTATCGAGGATCGCCGCCACCCGGCCCGGTCGTGTGGTCATCACCATGATGCGGTGCCCGATCTGCATCGCTTCTTGAATGCTGTGGGTCACAAACAGGATGGTCTTTCGCGTCTCGCGCCAGATCCGGTTCAGCTCTCCCTGCATCCGAAGGCGGGTCAGCGCGTCGAGGCTCCCGAACGGCTCATCCATCAGCAGGACTTCTGGATCGAGGGCTAGGGAACGGGCCAGCGCGACCCGCTGTTTCATGCCGCCCGACAGCGTGTGAGGATAGGCGTCCTCGAAGCCGCCGAGCCCGACCATCTGAATGTACTGGGCGGCCCGGGAACGCACTTCCTCTCGCGAGAACCGCGCGGACGCCCCCAACCCAAACCGGACATTCCCGGTCACCGTCTTCCATGGAAGCAGCTGGTCGAACTCCTGGAACACGAGGATTCGGTCGATCCCGGGGCCGCGGGTCGCCGTCCCCTTGAACCGCATGGATCCGGCCGTCGGCAGGACAAACCCGGCCACGGCCTTGAGCAGCGAGGATTTTCCACATCCCGAGGGACCGAGCAGCACAAACTTTTCGCCGGCGCGGACCTGGAACGAGACGTCCTCCACGGCCCGCACGGCGCGCCCGCCCGTGTGGAACTCGATCGACACCCCGCGGGCGTCGATCAGCGGGTCGCTCACCGCCACCCCGGATGGGGCGGCGCGATCGGGCACGCCTGACGCGCCCCTAGTCGCCCGGCAGCCGGTGAATCTCGTCGAAGGTGAGCTCCTTCCACGAGGATGGCACCCGCTTCGTGGTCCCGATCTTTTTCAAGAACCCCACGAACTGCATCAACCGATGGGGTGTCATGGTGTACCGAATCTCCGGATTCCTGAGCACGGCCCGCATGAACCCGATCTCCGTTTTCTCGGCTTCGGCGAGGATCTTCGCCGCCTCGTCCCGGTGCTCCGTGAGGAACGCGGTGGCGTCCTCGAGGGAACGGAGGAGGGCCCGGTACTCGTCTGGGTGTTTCTTCGGGAAGTCGTCCATCGCCCACACCATGTTAAAGGTGTGGGGACCTCCCACGATCTGGTAGCTGTCGAAGATCTTGTGGATCCCCGACGTCTGCAGTTCCAGGTACTGGTACGGCGGCGAGGTCAGGTGGGCCGTGATCTCCCGCTTCGAGAGGAGCGCAAACATCCCATCGGGGTGGGCCATCGAGACGACGAGGCTGTCGAACGCGGTCGGCGCGCCCAGGTCCTTATCGGCGGCCATCTGCAGCACCACGTGTTGGATGCTTCCGACCGCGGGCATCGCGATCTTGTCGGTTGGCTTGAAATCGCGGACGGTCTTGATCTCCGGCCGGTACGTATTCAAGTAGAGCGGCATCTCATTGATCGCGGAGATGATCTTCCACGTCACCCCGCGGTCCCAGGCGATGATGAACGGCGCGACCCCTCCGCTTCCGACGTCGACCTGCCCGGCCAGCATGGCATCACGGATGACCGGGCCGGACGTCAGCTTGAGCCACTCCACCCGGAGCCCCGGGACACGCTTCTCAAGCATTTGGAGGTTCTGCATCACGATCAGTTGACCGTAGCCGATGCCGGGCTGCGTGGCGATTCGGAGCACCCGCTGGGGCTGCGCCGGCAGACGCTCGGCGGGGAGCAGCGTCAGGCCCGCCATGATGGCCAGCGCGATGAGGCCCAGACCAGATCCTCGCTTCACGGCAGCACCTCCCAGAATCCCTGTCCTAGTGTTCCCGCGTCGTGGGGAAGACGCCTTCCTCCATGTGAAGGAGGTTGCGGGCGGCCGCGCGAACGAGACCGGGCGATTGGGCCCCCGGCATCGACATATTCAACCCTGTCAAACACCCAGAAGGCGCTTGTTCGGGCATTCAGCGATGCAATTTCCTGGAGAGTGAGTGAAGTAAGGGCCGGATCAACACGTGGGGAGGGACGGTATGAACGCACAGCGACTGGCCATTGTGCTCACCGTGGTCAATCTCCTACTCCTACTGCATACCGCGATGCAGACCAGGTCAACGACGGCGCAGAACGTCGCTCCGATCCTACGAGCAAACACGCTCGAGTTGGTGGACGAACGCAGTGTGGTTCGCGCCCGGCTCGGTGTGAAAGGGTCGAACGTAATTGAACTCGATCTTTTCGATAAGGACGGGATCAATCACGTGAAGCTAGGGGCGGCCAACAAAAGTTCAGGGCTGGGATCAGGGTATTTCCTGGTGGCCGATGGAGGAACGGATCCCGCCTCTGGTTCTGTTGTCCAAACTTATGTACAAGTCATTGCAAGGTGGGGGGTCGGAACCGCCGAGAGGCCGACCACGAGGATCATGTTGAAAGGTGCAGACGGGCGAGAGCGAATAATTATGCCCTAAGGGTATGTGTCCTAATTTGGTTACTCCAAATTAGGACACTACCCGGGACCCGGCCATACACGTTCGTTACATACCCCTCTGATGATGAGGGGCGAGTTGCTCCACACTCTGGCAAGGGGGGATCAATGGATGAGAACCGTCATGGCATCTGTCCTTATGGCCGCGCTGGTGCTCGTCTACGTCGTCCCGCGCGCGGGCGCGGCGATGATGGGCGGGGACGTCAAGAAGGAACTGCAGACCGCGATCTTCCACAGCAGCGAACTCGCCCAGCGCGGCAGCGCCGTCGCCGGGGCTAAGCTCCACGTACAGCACGTCATCAATTGCCTCGAGGGCCCGAACGGGGCCAACGTCAAAGCCGAGGCTGGGTTTCCGTGCCAGGGGATGGGCAACGGGATTCTGCCCGACCTCAAGGACGCGGTGGCCGCGAAGGTCCCGGGCGCCGCAGAGGCGCTGAAGCAGGCGAACCTGGCGGAGACGCTCGCCGTGCAGGCGATCGCCAAGAACGACGTCAATGAAGTCCAGCCGTGGGCGAAAGTCGTCTCCGACCACCTGAAAGCCGCGCTCGCCGCGCTCGGGTCCTAACGCCGTACTGACCGCGCCGCCTCGTAGGCGGCCTCCACCACCGCGACGGCCTTCCGGATCTCGGCGCCGCCCGTCTGGAACGGAAGACCGTCGCGGCCGGTCTAGCCTGCGACTTTGAACAACAGCCCCAGGATGTAGGTCGCGCCCCCCACAATGATACCGGCCAGCGTCATCTCCAGCCCCGACGACCACCAGCTCCGCAGCGTGAACAGCGATTTGGCGGCCCCGACGAGAAAGTGCGCGATGAGGGAGACCACGGCCGCCCAAATCACGCCGGCGGTTCCCCCGATCCAGAAGAACGGCAGCACCGGGATGAGCGCGCCGATGCCGGTGCTGAGGCCCGCGGCGATCGCCGCCTGAACGGGGTTGCCCCCCGTGCTGACCCCCCCGAGTTCTTCTCCGACCAGCGCCTGCAGCATGGCATCGGGATGGCTGCCCAGCCGCTCTGCGAGCTCGTCCGCCTGGGCCTTGTTGAGTCCCTTGAGCTGGTAAAAAAGCGACAGCTCCTCCTGTTCCTCCTCGGGGTGCTCTTCGAGCTCTTTGCGCTCGCCGGCGATATTGGCGGCGGCCACCTCCGACGTCGATCGCTCCGCGAGGTACGCGCCGACGGCCATCGACAGCGCCGATGCGACCGCGCCGGCCAGGCCCGCGGTCAGCACGAAGCTCGACCCCCCCGTGGCCCCAGAGACACCCGCGACGATGCCAAAGACCGCGGCGAGTCCGTCGTTCGCGCCGTAGACCGCCCCCGAGATCCAACTCGAGCCGGTTTTGTGCCAGGTCTCCCGGCCCAGGATCCGCCTCAGCCGGCCTTGCGGATCCTCGCCCGGCGCCGCGGCGGGCGTCCCTGACCGCATGTCCTCGACCGCGAGCGCGTGGGATCGTTCGTCCTTCCGCAGCTGCGCAAACAGCGTGTCTGTCTCTGCGTCGCCGGTCGGACGCGCGTATGTGTCGTCGGTCTCCTGGTCCTCCATGGCTTCCCGCCAGGCGAGCACTTTGTCGACAGGGGCAAACCTGACCTGCAGCCGCGTCCACCGCGACAGCCGCACGGAGGCGGGGTCGGGAATCGCAACGCCGAGCTCGCGGAGGCGAGCCTCGATCCGCGCGCGATGCCGGCCTTCGCCCTCGGCCATGCGCCGCAAGATCGCGGCCCGCTGTCGATCGGATTCGCGCGCGGCCAGCGCGTCGTAGACCGCCCGGGCTTCCACCTCGCCCCGCCACGCTGAGAGGAGCCGCGCGACGGTGGCCTCAGACCGCAATGGCCTGTCCCCGCGTGGCGACCTCGGCCGCGAACCCGCGCGCGGCCAAATGGCCGGCCAGGGCGGCCGACTGGGCTTCCTCGCCGTGCACGCAGTAGATCCTTCCGACCCGCGGCAGCCGCTGCACCCACCCGAGCAGCTCGTCCCGATCCGCGTGCGCGCTGAACGACGGCAGGACGGCCACGCGCAGGCGCACATCGTGCGACTCGCCAAGAATGTGGACGGGCGAGACCCCGTCGGCGAGCCGGCGGCCGAGTGTGTTGACCGCCTGAAAGCCAACGATGAGGAGGATGGATTTTGGATCGTCGATGTGGTGGCGCAGATGGTGCAGGATCCGGCCGGATTCGCACATCCCGGACGTGGCGATGACGAGAAACGAACCGCCGATGGCGTTGAGGGCCTTGGAGTCCTCGACGGACCGCACGTACGTGAGTTCTTTGAACCCGAACGGATCCTGGTGATCGAGCTGCGCCCGGGTCTCGTCATCGAAGCACTCGGGATGCTGCCGGAAGATCTGGGTCGCGTCGACGGCCATGGGGCTATCCACAAACGAGTCGACGGAGGGCACCTGCCCGGATTCACGCAGGCGCGCCAGCGAATACACGAGATCCTGGGCGCGCCCCACCGCGAACGACGGAATCAGCACCGTGCCCCCGCCCGAGACGGTGTCGCGCACCACCTGCGCCAGCTTCCGCTCGCCCTCCGCGTACGGTGGATGCAGGCGGTCTCCGTACGTGGACTCCATCAAGAGGACGTCGACGGCCGGGAGCAGCTCCGGATCGCGGAGGATCGGGGCGCCGGGCCGGCCCTGATCGCCCGTGAATCCGAGGATTCGACCTCCTGCCTCGACGGTCACTGCCGCGGACCCGAGAATGTGGCCGGCATCGAAGAAGGTGACGCGGGCACCCCCGACCGGAAACGGTTGATCGTACGGGACCGCCGTCACGTGCTGCAGGGCGGACTCGACCTCGTCCGCGGTGTACAACGGCTTCACCGGAGGCGCCCCCCGGCGCTCCGGCTGCTTGTTGAGGAAGACGGCGTCCTGATGCTGCACCTTCGCGCTGTCCCGGAGGATCAATCCGGTCAGGTCGCGCGTGGCCGGCGTGCAGTAGATCCGGCCGGCGAACCCCTGCTGGACCAGCGTGGGCAGGTTGCCGCAATGATCGAGGTGGGCGTGCGAGAGCACGACGGCGCCGACGCTCGACGGGGAAAACGGAAAGTGTGCGTTGATCTCCAATGACTCGGCCCGCCGTCCCTGAAAGAGCCCGCAGTCCAGCAGCAGGCGCGTGTCCTGAGCCTCGACGAAGTGCATCGACCCAGTGACGGTGCGGGCCGCCCCGTAGCAGGTGACCTGCATCATGCCCGGGTCACGACGCGGCGGAGGCGGCCACGGCCCCGGGGGTGACCTCCCACCGCCGCAGCGCATTCCAGTCGAACCGAACGCCGTGCCCGGGAACGGCGGGCGGCGTGAACGCCCCGCGTTCCGCCCGGATCGGCTCTCGGAGGACCCCCAGGTCCGTAAGGCTCCCATCGTCCACGTCTTCGAGGATCAGCGCGTTCGGAACGGCACAGTGGAGGTGCGCGGAGATCTCCACGACGAGGTGGGCGGACACCGGACGGTTGAACGCCTGCGCCAGGTGCGCGATCTTCATCCACTCGGTAATGCCGCCGACCCGGGCGACGTCCGGCTGGACGATATCGACCGCGTTCTCGCGCAGGTAGCCGGCAAACTGGTACGTCGAGTGCACGTTCTCGCCGAGCGCGACCGGCGGACGGACGTGGGCGTTGACCCACGCGTTTCCCGGGACGTCGTCGGCGATCACCGGTTCCTCGATCCAGAACGGGTCGAACGGCTCCAGCGTCCTGACGCGTTGCGCGGCCTCCGCGGCCGTCCACTTCTGATTGGCATCGACCATGAGGCGGGCGCGGGGCCCGATCGCCTCACGCACGGCGCGAACCCGTTCGACGTCCTGCTCCGGATCGTCGTGGCCGACTTTGATCTTGAACGCCGCGTACCCTCGGCTCTGCCATCGTTCGACCTGCGCGAGAAGGTCCGGCAGGGCCAGGTGAAGGTTGACGCCGCTGCCGTACGCGGGCACCGGGGCTGGGGTGCCGCCGAGCACCGTGCACAACGGCTGCCCCACGGCCCTGGCCCGAAGATCCCACAGCGCGATATCCAGCGACGCGAGCGCGAGCCGGGCGATCCCACCGCCCACGTCGTGCGTGGCCTTCCAGAGGTCCTGCCAGATACGCTCGATCGGGGCGGGGTCCATCCCGGCCAGCCGGGGAAGCAGGTAGTCGGAGAGCAGAGCCGCGACGCCCGTGCCGCCGGTGCCGACCGTGTAGGACCAGCCGACGCCGTCGTGCTGCTCGTCGGTGGCGAGGCGCGTCACGATCAGTTCGTGGTGCGTGATGCGGTGGGTGGCGCTCCCCCACGGGGCGGGGAGCGGCACCCGGTAGCAGCGGGCCTCGGCCGACGCGATCCTCATCGCATACTCAGCGTGTCGCAGCGCCGCCCCCCTTGAATGATCATCCCCACCCGCTCGAGACACCTGATGTCGTCCAGGGGATCGCCGTCGACGCTGATCATGTCCGCCAGCTTGCCGGGTTCGAGGCTGCCGACCTCGCTCCCCATGCCGATGGCCTCGGCGGCGCGCCGGGTGGCCGCCAAGATGGCGTCGTGCGGTTCCGCGCCCCACGCGACGACCTGGGCGATCTCCCACCACATGAGGCCGTGCATCGAATCGGTCCCGAGGGCCCACTTGACCCCGCTCTCGAGAACAAACCGGAATGTCTGGCGCGACGTTTCCCTGGACTCCTTGAGCTTGGCCATGATGGACGGCACGTGCGCGTCGCCCCGCTCGATGCCGTCGGGATGCCCGCTGACGGCGTTGTTCGTCACCAGCCATGTGCCGCGTTTGCGCATCGCGACGAAGTCCTCAAGATCGCACAACTTGCCGTGCTCGATCGTGTCGACGCCGGCGTCGATGCAAATCGCCACGCCCGGGCCGCCGTGCGCGTGAACGGCGACGGGCTTCCCGTTCCGGTGCGCCTCGTCCACGGCCACCTGGACCTCGTGGGGAGTGTAGGCATACCACCGGGCGGCCGTGCCTTTGCTGGAGACGCCCCCGGTCATGAACAGCTTGATCAAGTCTGCGCCCCCGGCCACGTTCTCCCGAATGTGCCTGCGGATCTCGTCTTCCCCGTCGGAGAAGGTGAGCGCCGCGCCGTGCCCGTTGCGAGCGGTGATCGGCCGGGTGGCGACGAGCAGCCGGGGCCCGGGCAGGCGGCCCGCGGCGATCGTCTCACGGAGGTCCACGTCGATGAAGTGCTCCTCCCCCACCACCCGCATCGTGGTCACGCCCGAGCGGAGGTCGGTGCGGAGGTTCTGGACCGCGCGTAAGATTTGGGGCGCCGGGGGCTGCCGGAGCTGACCGATCTGGTCTCCGAGGCCGGGAACGATCGACGCATGCGAGTGCGCATCGACGAACCCCGGCAGGAGGGTCTGCGCCCCGCAGTCGATGACCTCCACGTCCTTTGGGACCCGCACGTCGATCTCGCGGCCCACCGCCGCGATGCGGTCGCCGTCGACCACCAGGACGCCGCGCTCGATCGGAGGACGTCCGGTCCCGTCGATGATGCGCTCGGCCTTGACCGCGAAGCGTGTGGGTTCCATCGTCCGATGCTCCTCTGCCGTCGACCTACTCGGGGGTGTGTTCCATCTCCATGAGGAGCGCGCCGTTCAGGAGCGCGCGCGCGCTGATCTTCGCCGCCCGCGCCAGCGTGCTGAGCACGTAGCAATGACGCTCAGCCTCCTCGACGAGCTCCTTGACGCGCTGGGGCGGCTCGGGACTTTCGATGCGGATCTCATAGCGGATCTCGTCGAACCCGCGGTTGGGCATCCCCGGGAGGCGGCCGCCCCGCCGGTCGAAGTACCCGCGGATCGCAAACTCCAACGCGTCGAGCCGGATCTTTCTGAGGGCCGCCACACGGGCGAACTGAACTTCTTCTCAGAAACCCAGCGAGGCGAGGAAATACTGCAGGGGACTAGGCCCCCGCCCCGTCCCGCCCCGGTCCGCCGGCTCGTCGCAGATCACGAGATGCTCCCCGAGCTGCGCCTCCGACCGGCAGTCCTCCACGAGCCGGGTACTCGCGCGAATGACGCCCCGAGCGGTTTCGAGATCCGCTGCGGCGTAGCCCTCGAACATTCGTTGGACGTGGTCGATGAACTCGGAGCTGCGGTGTATCGGGGTCATGACGCCCTCCTCCTCGAGTCGCTGGGGGCGGTTTCGCCGGAGGCGCGCACCGTCCCTGTGAGCAGGCGGCGGCCGCGCGCGCAGAGAAAGAACAATCATGGCGCATCGTGTGCTCAGAGTGGGCGTGCTCGGCGCGGGGACCTGGGCGCGCACAGCCCACATCCCGGGCTGGCTGCGCGACCCGCGGTGCAGGGTCGTCACGGTCTGCGACGTCGAGGCGGGCAAGGCGCACGACGCCGCCCGCCACTTCGATATCCCGGAACCGGCGGATGACTGGCGGGCCGTCGTGGCGCGGCGCGACCTCGACGTCGTTGACGTGGTCACGCCCTCCCACACCCACCACGAGCTGGCCTGCGGCGCCCTGGAGGCGGGCAAGCACGTCTTGTGCGAGAAGCCCGTCGCATTCGATTTCCGCGACACGCTCCGCGCCGCGGACCTGGCCAAGCGCAAGGGGCTCCTGACCAAACTGGGGTTCACGTTCCGCTACAGCCCGGGGGTCCGGTACGCGAAGTCGCTCATCGACGAGGGGTTCGTCGGCACCCCCTTCATCTTCAACGGGTACGAGCAGAACT is drawn from bacterium and contains these coding sequences:
- a CDS encoding mandelate racemase/muconate lactonizing enzyme family protein, with amino-acid sequence MRIASAEARCYRVPLPAPWGSATHRITHHELIVTRLATDEQHDGVGWSYTVGTGGTGVAALLSDYLLPRLAGMDPAPIERIWQDLWKATHDVGGGIARLALASLDIALWDLRARAVGQPLCTVLGGTPAPVPAYGSGVNLHLALPDLLAQVERWQSRGYAAFKIKVGHDDPEQDVERVRAVREAIGPRARLMVDANQKWTAAEAAQRVRTLEPFDPFWIEEPVIADDVPGNAWVNAHVRPPVALGENVHSTYQFAGYLRENAVDIVQPDVARVGGITEWMKIAHLAQAFNRPVSAHLVVEISAHLHCAVPNALILEDVDDGSLTDLGVLREPIRAERGAFTPPAVPGHGVRFDWNALRRWEVTPGAVAASAAS
- a CDS encoding amidohydrolase family protein; the encoded protein is MEPTRFAVKAERIIDGTGRPPIERGVLVVDGDRIAAVGREIDVRVPKDVEVIDCGAQTLLPGFVDAHSHASIVPGLGDQIGQLRQPPAPQILRAVQNLRTDLRSGVTTMRVVGEEHFIDVDLRETIAAGRLPGPRLLVATRPITARNGHGAALTFSDGEDEIRRHIRENVAGGADLIKLFMTGGVSSKGTAARWYAYTPHEVQVAVDEAHRNGKPVAVHAHGGPGVAICIDAGVDTIEHGKLCDLEDFVAMRKRGTWLVTNNAVSGHPDGIERGDAHVPSIMAKLKESRETSRQTFRFVLESGVKWALGTDSMHGLMWWEIAQVVAWGAEPHDAILAATRRAAEAIGMGSEVGSLEPGKLADMISVDGDPLDDIRCLERVGMIIQGGRRCDTLSMR
- a CDS encoding OsmC family protein, encoding MAALRKIRLDALEFAIRGYFDRRGGRLPGMPNRGFDEIRYEIRIESPEPPQRVKELVEEAERHCYVLSTLARAAKISARALLNGALLMEMEHTPE